The sequence TCAACGAGTGATGTGGCGCATAATGTACGCCGGCAGATCGATCGCTGCTTGTGTTAATGTCTATATATCAAAAGACGACCTCCATCCGCCGCTGATACTGGCGGATGGAGGACGTCTTTTATTTTTGGTTACCGATGGACAGGCATCCCCTCATGCTCTGGACGATTCGTTACATCACTGCCGATCACTCAAACTCTTCATATTCGTTCGGGTGCTGCCCTTCGACTCGTCCCTCTTCGCCCTTATCCAAGGAATCGATCGTCTGGATATCTTCATCACTCAATTTGAAGTCAAAGACGTCAAGATTCGCTTTTTGATGGTCGTAGGACGATGCTTTCACGATCGGTAAGACGCCATTTTGCAGGTTCCACCGGATGATGATCTGCGCGGGCTCTTTGTTGTATTTCTCAGCGATCGATGCAATGGTATCGTTTGTCAACACGTCATTGATTTCACGGCCTAACGGGCTCCAGGCTTCTGTCAGGATGCCTTGGCTTTTATTGTACTCGACCAATCCATTGTTATTGAAATAGGGATGGCGCTCAATCTGGTTCGTTGCCGGCGTCACACCTGTTTTGTCGATGATCCGCTCGAGGTGTTCCGGCAGGAAGTTCGAGACGCCGATCGTCTTGATCAGTCCGAACTTCTGCGCATCGACGAGCGCCTGCCACGCCTCTTCATACTTGCCTCGCTTTGGCAGCGGCCAGTGGATCAGATATTTATCGAAATAGTCGAGTCCGAGCCGGTACAGCGATTCCTGGATCATGAGGATCGCTTTGTCGTACTCATGGGAATGGCCAGGGAGTTTCGAGCTGATCATCAGTTCTTCCCTCGGGACAGATGACCGCCGGATCGCTTCACCGACCATCCCCTCGTTATTGTAGTTCGTCGACGTATCGATGAGCCGGTAGCCCGCTTCGATGGCGGTTACAACAGACGTGACACCTTGTGCTCCATTGATGTTCACCGTTCCAAAACCAATGGACGGAAGGCTCGTCCCGTCGTTCAACCGATGTGATTGGTCAGTCTTCATTTTAATCCTGCTCCTTTACGATTAGTTTATCTGCAAGTCCGTTCTCTCATTTTCCCTCTATGGGAACTGCCAAACTTCCGGGAACGTCTCGGTTGTGCGATCCATTGAGAAGGTCATTCTATGAATGTTCAGAACAAATCGATTGCCGAAGTACTTCGGAATGCGTAAGATTGGATGTACAGTATAGGAGGGATTCCTTTGGAGACGATCACACTGAATAACGGCATCGAGATTCCCATCATCGGCAGCGGGACGAATACGTACGGAAAAGAAGGAAACGAGTATCGAGGTGCGTTGCGGGGAGATACGCAGGAAGTCGACTGGGCGATTGAAAACGGATACCGTCATTTTGACACGGCGCAAGTCTATAACAACGAAGAAGTGCTTGGTCAGGGGATCGCAAACTCGTCAATTCCGCGAGAGGATTTCTTCATCACGACGAAGCTGAATACATTCGAAGGGTTTGCTGGGGCGGATTGGGCTCATGCTGAAATTGAGAAGAGCTTGGAGAAACTGCAAACGGATACGATCGATCTGTTCCTCATTCACAACCCATGGGACAACCCGGCTGAAATGGTGGAAGCGTGGCAAATCTTAGAAGAGTATTATAAGCGCGGTGTATTCAAGGCGATCGGGGTTTCGAACTTCAAGGAAGAGCACATCGATCTGCTTCTGGAGAAGGGGACTGTGAGGCCGGCTGTGAATCAGATAAAATCGCAGGTCGGCACTTGGAATGACGCGTTCGTTGCCTATAATGCGAAAAACGATATTGCAACGGTCGCCTGGTCGCCGCTCGGCGGAATCGATGAACAGGCGAAGCGGACGCTGGAGGAAATCGGAAGCCAGTACGGGAAGACGTTCGCGCAAGTTGTATTGCGTTACCTGATTGAGCGCGATGTGATCGTCATCCCGAAGTCGCATAACAAAGAGCGGCAAGCACAAAGCCTAGCGATTTTCGACTTTGCCCTCACTGAAAACGATCGCGAACGGATCAGCAGGTTATAAATCCGCTGCGACCTGTAATGTTAAAAAAAGCCATTCTCTCCATAAAAGCGGAGCGAATGGCTTTCCTAATGAATCACAAAACTCTCTCTTACAGTTTTGCCCAGCGTTCTTCTAACCACGTCATGAATTGTTCGCCTTTGTCGCCTTCGTACGCATCATAGACATCCAGCCGCATACGTTTCAATTTGTCTGCGAAGTCGGCCACGGTATGGTCCTTCGGCAGGCTTTTTTTCACCCGCAGAAAGATCTTGTCGGTGTTTTTGATGATGTCAAACCGTGCAGGCGCCGGCTTCTCAACGTTTTCGCCGAACGCGGCCAGTGCGTCATAGGCTGCGGTTTGCACTTGGTAGACCGTATCGTGCTGCATCCGGTTTTTCAGCAGATCGATGACTTTCTCGTGCTGATACGCAGATAATTCTTCGACTGCAT comes from Sporosarcina trichiuri and encodes:
- a CDS encoding aldo/keto reductase, giving the protein MKTDQSHRLNDGTSLPSIGFGTVNINGAQGVTSVVTAIEAGYRLIDTSTNYNNEGMVGEAIRRSSVPREELMISSKLPGHSHEYDKAILMIQESLYRLGLDYFDKYLIHWPLPKRGKYEEAWQALVDAQKFGLIKTIGVSNFLPEHLERIIDKTGVTPATNQIERHPYFNNNGLVEYNKSQGILTEAWSPLGREINDVLTNDTIASIAEKYNKEPAQIIIRWNLQNGVLPIVKASSYDHQKANLDVFDFKLSDEDIQTIDSLDKGEEGRVEGQHPNEYEEFE
- a CDS encoding HEAT repeat domain-containing protein — its product is MKQFETTLPENYEALKKQANYTSSWRDRLHAVEELSAYQHEKVIDLLKNRMQHDTVYQVQTAAYDALAAFGENVEKPAPARFDIIKNTDKIFLRVKKSLPKDHTVADFADKLKRMRLDVYDAYEGDKGEQFMTWLEERWAKL
- a CDS encoding aldo/keto reductase family protein, coding for METITLNNGIEIPIIGSGTNTYGKEGNEYRGALRGDTQEVDWAIENGYRHFDTAQVYNNEEVLGQGIANSSIPREDFFITTKLNTFEGFAGADWAHAEIEKSLEKLQTDTIDLFLIHNPWDNPAEMVEAWQILEEYYKRGVFKAIGVSNFKEEHIDLLLEKGTVRPAVNQIKSQVGTWNDAFVAYNAKNDIATVAWSPLGGIDEQAKRTLEEIGSQYGKTFAQVVLRYLIERDVIVIPKSHNKERQAQSLAIFDFALTENDRERISRL